CGCGGAGCTCGGCGCCGACCGCGTGCTGTGGGGCAGCGACTTCCCCGTCGGCACGCTCGTCGGCTGGCCGTACGACCGCTACCTCGAGGCCTACCGCACGATCCTCGACGAGCGCACGGCCGACGAGCAGCGCGCCATCCTCTTCGGCACCGCGAACCGGCTCTACCGCCTCGGGCTCTGACGCCCGACACGACGAAGGCCCCGGCGCAGCACGCCGGGGCCTTCGTCGTACGGGGTCAGTCGTCGCTCGGCAGCAGCGCCTGCAGCATGCGCGCGTCGACGCCCTCGGGCTCGGCGCGCACGAGCACGATCGACGTCTCGGTCTGCTGCACGCCGGGGATGCCCCACACGTCGTTCGCGAGGATCTGACGCAGGTCGTCGAAGCCGTGGGCGCGGATCTTCACGACCATGTCGTTCGCGCCCGTGACGACGTTGATCTCCTCGACGCCGCGCAGGCCCATGAGCGTCTCGAAGACGCGGCTCTGGTCGAAGCCGACGGCCGCCTTGATCGACAGGTAGGCGACGGTCGAGTGGCCGAGCGCCTCCCAGTCGATGTCGACGCTGAACCCGCGGATGACGCCCTTGGCCTTGAGGCGCGCGATGCGGTCGGCGACGGCGGGCGACGACATGCCGAGCACGTCGGCGAGCGCGCGCTGCGGCACGCGCGCATCCTTCGCGAGCTCCATGAGCAGCTGCACGTCGATCGCGTCGAGCGGCACCTCGGGCGTCGCGGGGCGGATGCGCTCGGCGAAGCTGCGCAGCGGGGTGTCGGTGGTCTCGTCGGCCATGGGTCTCCGTCCGCTCGGTCGCGCTGTTGCGCTTGCGATGGTGCTGGTCGGGCGCGACCTTCGTTTCGAAGGTCGATCGGGCGTGCAAGGTACCACGCGAAGGCGGCGCGCCTCGCTCAGGGTGTGCGGAGCGGCTCGGCGGTGTCGCGCAGGCGCGGTGCGACGACCGCGGTGGCGAGGCTCGCGACGCCCACGAGCGCGAAGGCACCGATCGCGGCGGGCACGACGCCCGTGAGGTTGCCGATGCCGCCGACGAGCAGCACGGCGACGGCCGCGGCGGCGTACGTGACGGCGGCGTAGAGCGACGAGAGCGCGCCCTGCTGCGCCGGCGTCGCGCCGCGCGTGAGCGCCACGAGGCCCGCGCGGTACGAGATGCCGATGCCGACGCCCAGCAGCGCGTAGCCCACGAGCACGACGGGCGTCGCCGCCCACAGCGCGCCGGCGGCGACGCTCAGCGCGCCGGCCGCCTGCACGAGCAGGCCCGACGCCCACGGCGCCCGGCGCGCGATCGCGGGACTCGACAGCTGCGCGGCGGCGCTCGTCGCGAGCATGAGCACGGGACCGAACGCGCGGGCGACGGGCTGCTCGAGCTCGGCGAAGATCGTCGCGCCGAACACGATGCCCACGCTCACGCCGATCCATCCGACCGAGCCGCTCGCGAGCATCCGCACGACGCGGCGGTCGATGCGGATGCGCGCCGTCCCGCCGCGGATGCCCACGAGCGCCGCGCGGTTCGCGTCGCGCCGCACGCGCAGCACGATCGACGCGGCGACGAGCAGCACGAGCAGGATGCTCGCGTGGCCGAGCGCCACGATCTGCGGCGAGCCGGCCTCGGCGAACGACACGACGAGCTGCGAGCCGCCCGCGCCCACGACCGCGCCGACGAGGTTGCCGGTCGCCGAGATCGCGCGGCCGGGAGCGCCGATCGCGGCGACGACGAGCGCGGCGGCCGCGCCCGTGCCCATGCCGCCGGCGATGCCCGCGACGGCTCGGCCGGCGAGCACCGACCACTCCTGCGCGATCGCGAGCAGCACGTCGGAGCCGATCGCGACGGCGAGGGCGGCGACGAGCAGGGGAGCGGCGAAGCGCGTGAGCGTGGGGCGCGCGAGCACGAGCAGCACGACGACGAGCACGCTGACGTAGCAGACGAAGGTCAGCGAGATGAGCAGCGGGTCGAGGCCGAGCAGGTCGCGGTAGACGGGCAGCAGCGGGTTGATGGCGTTGGTGCCCGCGAGCAGCATCGCGAACGACGCGGCGACGATCGCTGCCTGCCATGCGGTGCCCGTGCGCGTGCCGGTGGTGATGGTCATGCTCAGGCCGTTCTCGTGAGAGTTCTCACAACTGTAACTTTGTGCTGTCTTCTACCTTAGATCGTAAGGTAGCGTCCAACTAGAGCAGCACATCGAAAGGCCCGCAATGCCCCAGTCCTACGCCCGCCGCATGGATCGCGTGCGGCCGTCCGCCATCCGCGAGCTGCTCAAGCACGGCGCCGACCCCGCGCTCATCTCGTTCGGCGGCGGCTACCCCGACCAGCGGCTCTTCCCGCTCGACGACCTGCGCAGCGTCTTCGACGCGCTGCTGCAGCCCGAGCAGGCGGCGTCGCTGCAGTACACGACCTCCGACGGCCTGCCCGCGCTGCGCGAGGCGATCGCCGAGCGCATGACGGCGCAGGGCACGCCCATGGTCGCCGACGACGTGCTCATCCTCTCGGGCGGGCAGCAGGGCCTCGACCTCGTCGCCAAGATGCTCGTCGACCCGGGCGACACCGTGATCGTCGAGGACCCCACGTTCCTCGGCGCCCTCATCGCCTTCGCACCGCTCGAGCCGACGTACGCGACCGTGCGCCTCGACGAGCACGGCATGGACACCGACCACCTCGCCGAGGTGCTGGCCGCCAACCCCGGCGTGCGGATGCTCTACACGGTGCCCGACTTCCACAACCCCACGGGCGTCACCATGAGCCTCGAGCGCCGCCGCCGGCTCATCGAGCTCGCCAACGAGCACGGCCTCGTCGTGCTCGAGGACAGCCCCTACCGCGAGCTGCGCTTCGACGGCGAGCCCGTGCCCACGCTCAAGAGCCTCGACACCGAGGGCCGCGTCATCCACCTCTCGTCGTTCTCGAAGATCCTCGCCCCCGGCATGCGCCTGGGCTGGCTCGCCGCATCCCCCGAGCTGCGCGAGCGCCTCGGCCTGCTGAAGCTCGCCGCCGACACGCAGTCGGGCACGCTCGCGATGCACGCCGCCGCGTCGTTCATCGCCGGCTTCGACCTCGACGCGCACGTCGAGCGCCTGCGCGTCGCGTACGGCGCGAAGCGCGACCTCATGCTGGCGACGATCGACGAGGCGTTCCCCGCCTCCGTCGGCCGCACGACCCCCGAGGGCGGCCTCTTCACGTGGCTCACCTTCCCCGAGGGGTTCGACTCCGCGCGCTTCATGGCCGAGGTCGCGCTGCCCGAGGCGAAGGTCGCGTACGTGCCCGGCACGACGTTCTTCGCCGACGGCGGGCACCCGAACCACGCCCGCGTGAACTTCTCCAACGTGTCCGACGACGACATCGTCGCCGGCATCACCCGCCTCGGCCACCACCTGCGCAGGGAGCTCGCATGACCGCCGTCCACCCCGACATCGCCGCCGCCATCGAGGCGCTGCCGCTCGTCGACCACCACGTGCACTCGCTGCTCACCGACCCGCTCGACGAGTCCGACCTGCTCGACGCCCTCACGGAGGCCGACCACCACTGGTCGCGCGAGACCGCGCTCGACACGCAGATCGGATTCGCCGTGCGCCGCCACTGCGCACCCGTGCTCGGCCTCGAGCCGTTCGCCGACACCGAGACGTACCTGGCAGCCCGCCGCGAGCTCGGCTTCGACGAGGCGACCGCGCGGCTGCTGCGCGCATCCGGCATCTCGCACTACCTGATCGACGGCGGCTACATGCCCGAACAGCTGCTTCCCGAGCAGCGGATGGCGACGCTCGGCGCCGCCGACTGGGCACCGATCGTGCGGCTCGAGACGACCGCCGAGGCCGTCATGGCCGAGGCCACCTCGGGCGCCGACTTCCTCTCGTCGCTGCACGAGGTGCTCGACCGCGAGGCCGAGCGCGCGCTCGGCTGGAAGACCGTCGCCGCCTACCGCTGCGGCCTCGACCTCGACGGCGCCAAGCCCACCGAGGCCGAGGTGCTCGCCGCCGCCGAGGCGTGGTTCGCGCTCGGCTCGCCCGGCGCCCCGTCGCGGCTCGAGGACCGCACGATCGTGCGCCACCTCATCTGGTGGGCGCTCGAGCGCGGCGACACCGTGCAGGTGCACGCCGGCTTCGGCGGCACGAACCTGCGCCTCGACGGCGCCGACCCCGCCGGCATGCAGGCGCTGTGCGCCGCGACCGAGCACACGGGCGGCCGCATCGTCTTCCTGCACTGCTACCCCTATGCGCGCCAGGCGGGCTACCTCGCCCACCTCTACCCGCACGTCTACCTCGACGCCGGCCTCTCGATCAACTACCTCGGTGCGAACGCCGACGTCGTCGTGCGCGAGACGCTCGACCTCGCGCCGTTCGGCAAGGTGCTGTTCTCGTCGGATGCGTGGGGCCTGCCCGAGCTCGTGCTGCTCGGCGCCCGCCTGTGGCGCGACTCGATGGCGCGCATCCTCTCGGAGTACGTCGAGGTGCACGGCTGGCCGGTCCCCGAGGCGATCCGCATCGCCGAGCTCGTCGCGTGGCGCACGGCCGAGACCGTGTACTCGCGGTCGTTCGCGCCGGCTGCGGTCGCCGCCGAGGCAGCGTGATGGCTGCGGAGTCGGCGGCGCCGCTCGGCGCACCTGTGCCCGGGTCGACGCTGCCGCCGGCTCCGCGCATCCTGCCCTCGGCGCCCGCCGTGCCGCTCGGACCGGCGACGGCATCCATCATCATCCGCGGCTACGACTGAGCCGCGCCGACCTGCGAGCGCCTGCCCCGCACGCCACCGACCCGGTGGGCGGTGCGACGTTCGTGCTCGCATGCCGGGATCCGCGGCGGAGACGACCTCTCCGTCGCCCGGACCGGCCAGGCAGCGCCGCCCGCGCATCCCGCGGGCGGCGCTGCTGCGTCTCCGCTGGCATGGCGAAGGCCCGCCGCACCAGTGGTGTGCGACGGGCCTTCGGTCGTTCCGCGTGCCTACTCGGCGGGGACCGCCGTGATCTGCGCGACGCCGACCAGCAGGCCGACCTCGCGGCCACCGACGACCGCGTCGGTGCCGAACGTGTCGTTCAGCAGGCCGGCTGCGTCCTCGGAGACGTAGACCTCGGTGCCCTCGAGGATGGCCTCGCCGTTCGGGCCCTCCTGCAGCGGGTTGAGCGTCGAGCCGTTGAGCTCGAAGATCAGGATGTCCTGACCCACCTCCTCGCCGTTGGCCGTGACGGTGCCGAAGAGCTCCGACGTGCCCGGGTCGATGCGGAAGTCGGTCAGCTCGACCGTGATGTCACCGGCCGTCAGGGAGATGCCCGAGCCGTCGTGCTCGATCGAGCCCTGGACGTAGGGGCGGTAGTCCTCCTCCGGGTCCCAGTACTCGACGTTGCCGCCCGTGATCGGGAAGGCGAGCACGCCGTCCGTCAGGGTGGCGCCACCGATGACGCCCGGCGTGAGGCCGAGGCCCGTGATGGCGTCGAGGAAGCCCTGATCGAGGGTGACCTGGGTGTCGACGCCGCCGAGCTCGTCGATGACCGCGATGGGCTCGGGCGTGGCGTCCGTGCTCTCCGAGGCGCTCGTCTCGGCCGGCTCCTCTGCGGCCGGCGTCGAGCAGGCCGCGAGGGAGAAGGCGAGAGCGCCTGCAGCGATCACGCCCAGGGTGGTCTTGCCGAGTGTGCTGTGCATGATCTTCATGGCGATTCCTCTTCTGTGTGGTGCGGGGGAACGTGTGCTGCTCTGCGTTCGCAGCAGACGCGGTTTCGGATGCCTCGATCGGTCAGACGCGCGTCGGTCGGCGTCGCTCGACGACGATGACCTCGAGAGCCTCGGCATCAGCGGGCATCTCATTGGTGCTGACGAGCGACTCGCCGCGGCGAATCCTCACGAGCGTCAGGACCGCGAGCGCGAGCGCAGACGCGACGAGCACGGCGGAGGACGTGACGACCCCTCGCCACGCGTCGAGATGCGCGACGGTGCCGGCTGGGGATGCGATCGCGACCGCCAGCGCGCCGGCGGCGACGGTCACGAGCACGACGCATGCGATGAGGAGCATGGTCCAGGCGACGGTGAGCGGCGACTTCGGCATTTCGCTAGTCTGTCGAACGAAATTCGCGCATGTTGGGCGTTGACAGGACCTCGGCGCGCATGCATCGTCGAGGATCGTTCGACCATCGCGAGCGGGACGCGGCGTCTCGCGGATGCGTCGAATCAGTCGGTGGTCGGCAGCGCGCGCAGCACGGCGAGCACCTGCTCGGCGGGCATCTCGCACGGCTTGAGGTGCGTGCCGGATGCGGTGCGCCACACGTTGGCGCTCATGCGGCCGGTGCCGCCGAGCTCCTCGCCCTCGATCGTGCTCGACCGCCCCTCCGCATGGTCGACGCGCGTGAGCCCCCACGCCCGCCCGTCGACGTCGTGCCGACTCCAGCCGAGCGGCACGCGATCGA
The sequence above is a segment of the Agrococcus jejuensis genome. Coding sequences within it:
- a CDS encoding MFS transporter, with protein sequence MTITTGTRTGTAWQAAIVAASFAMLLAGTNAINPLLPVYRDLLGLDPLLISLTFVCYVSVLVVVLLVLARPTLTRFAAPLLVAALAVAIGSDVLLAIAQEWSVLAGRAVAGIAGGMGTGAAAALVVAAIGAPGRAISATGNLVGAVVGAGGSQLVVSFAEAGSPQIVALGHASILLVLLVAASIVLRVRRDANRAALVGIRGGTARIRIDRRVVRMLASGSVGWIGVSVGIVFGATIFAELEQPVARAFGPVLMLATSAAAQLSSPAIARRAPWASGLLVQAAGALSVAAGALWAATPVVLVGYALLGVGIGISYRAGLVALTRGATPAQQGALSSLYAAVTYAAAAVAVLLVGGIGNLTGVVPAAIGAFALVGVASLATAVVAPRLRDTAEPLRTP
- a CDS encoding amidohydrolase family protein; this encodes MTAVHPDIAAAIEALPLVDHHVHSLLTDPLDESDLLDALTEADHHWSRETALDTQIGFAVRRHCAPVLGLEPFADTETYLAARRELGFDEATARLLRASGISHYLIDGGYMPEQLLPEQRMATLGAADWAPIVRLETTAEAVMAEATSGADFLSSLHEVLDREAERALGWKTVAAYRCGLDLDGAKPTEAEVLAAAEAWFALGSPGAPSRLEDRTIVRHLIWWALERGDTVQVHAGFGGTNLRLDGADPAGMQALCAATEHTGGRIVFLHCYPYARQAGYLAHLYPHVYLDAGLSINYLGANADVVVRETLDLAPFGKVLFSSDAWGLPELVLLGARLWRDSMARILSEYVEVHGWPVPEAIRIAELVAWRTAETVYSRSFAPAAVAAEAA
- a CDS encoding ABC transporter substrate-binding protein, with amino-acid sequence MKIMHSTLGKTTLGVIAAGALAFSLAACSTPAAEEPAETSASESTDATPEPIAVIDELGGVDTQVTLDQGFLDAITGLGLTPGVIGGATLTDGVLAFPITGGNVEYWDPEEDYRPYVQGSIEHDGSGISLTAGDITVELTDFRIDPGTSELFGTVTANGEEVGQDILIFELNGSTLNPLQEGPNGEAILEGTEVYVSEDAAGLLNDTFGTDAVVGGREVGLLVGVAQITAVPAE
- a CDS encoding aminotransferase-like domain-containing protein; the protein is MDRVRPSAIRELLKHGADPALISFGGGYPDQRLFPLDDLRSVFDALLQPEQAASLQYTTSDGLPALREAIAERMTAQGTPMVADDVLILSGGQQGLDLVAKMLVDPGDTVIVEDPTFLGALIAFAPLEPTYATVRLDEHGMDTDHLAEVLAANPGVRMLYTVPDFHNPTGVTMSLERRRRLIELANEHGLVVLEDSPYRELRFDGEPVPTLKSLDTEGRVIHLSSFSKILAPGMRLGWLAASPELRERLGLLKLAADTQSGTLAMHAAASFIAGFDLDAHVERLRVAYGAKRDLMLATIDEAFPASVGRTTPEGGLFTWLTFPEGFDSARFMAEVALPEAKVAYVPGTTFFADGGHPNHARVNFSNVSDDDIVAGITRLGHHLRRELA
- a CDS encoding Lrp/AsnC family transcriptional regulator yields the protein MADETTDTPLRSFAERIRPATPEVPLDAIDVQLLMELAKDARVPQRALADVLGMSSPAVADRIARLKAKGVIRGFSVDIDWEALGHSTVAYLSIKAAVGFDQSRVFETLMGLRGVEEINVVTGANDMVVKIRAHGFDDLRQILANDVWGIPGVQQTETSIVLVRAEPEGVDARMLQALLPSDD